Below is a window of Poecilia reticulata strain Guanapo linkage group LG8, Guppy_female_1.0+MT, whole genome shotgun sequence DNA.
tttatttcttctgtcaGACATTCATCATGACTCTCTGCCCTCTGTATGGGTGTTGGTGTTGCTGAAAAACCAGCAGTCTCTGTTCTCATGTTTTCCTCCtggctgtatttttttccctggaAAGCGGACTCCTCTCCTTATGTCTCTAATCCTTGAATTCTTTGCTTGGTTGTTTGGGAATTTTCAGAAGTTTATTTTGTCACACACTAGACACTCGTTTgcgagtgtgtatgtgtggtcAAATAAATGGCAGATTGATGGCCATACTCACAAAGCCCTGTGTTGAGATAAGAGCGTTCACATCCCTGTGTGTCCCAACTAAACAGACAGTGAACTTCTCCCCCGGTTACTAATAGCATGAGCTCACTTTTTACCCGATATACAACTAGAGTTTTGTGAATATGgtggtttttgttgctttttcacacTGGATAAAGCGTGCGTGTGCCCAGACCTGCTCTCTATATAGATGTATTTATTTGGGTATTTATGCTGAGAGTGTGCGTGTTGCTCATATTGTATTTGAAATGTAACTGGAGCGCTGCTTAACAAACTAACAGAATTGTTTCCCAATGATCCCCCAATATCCTGCTTTGTGATTAGCAGCCAACACACCGTCAGCACCTTTAGCTCTGATGCCACCACCGCCATCTAACACAACCCCGGTGAACGGTGTGGGTCGCCTGCAGATGAAACTCCATCTGCACGGTCTGCAGCAAAATGCCACCGACCTCCGCAAACAGCTCGGTCAGCTTCGCAAGATACAGGTATCCACAGTTTAAACAGTTTATCTATTTCAGAAACACTTTCCTGTTCACTCCTGAAGATATGTACCTTAGAGATATTGccatttaatttggaaaacttATGTTAAAATTCTCATTCTCTTTAATGCATGATAATAAAATCTCATTTCCAACTGTCATTCACAAACACTGTGAGGTTTTGTTGATTGAAACGTGGTTGTAGCAGCGTCATGCTGTctggatgcttttcttcatcagGCATCGGGGAGTTGATGAAAGTTTATGAGAAGATGtagttaaaaacagaacaatccTGGAAGATAATCtgttaaaaactgcaaaagattTGAGTTTAGGACAGAGGATCTGTAGCAAAGCTGGAAAATACATGTTAAGGGTGAGGCAAGCTGCTTCGATTGGCTTTAGTTTAtctttttatgcttgttttttttttaccatttggAATCCTTGTTAGTTTGCCGTTGCAGGAAATTACACTTGGCATTCATAAACACAACTCTAAGCATCTGCTGGCTGAGGATATATTAAGATTATTGGAGCYGACAGCTGTGTTCTCTGCTGACTCTGTTAGATACAGATATCTGTATCTACCTTGCAGATCTTTTTATGAATTGCATTTCATTAACATAAACACATCTTGTTCTTGCACTTCCTGAAATCCTACGGGATTGTGGGAAGGAAATCGTCACCTTCCCTGACACTCAAATGAATACAGTCTACAAACTTACAGCTTAGTTCACACAGTCTTAGGATATGACCTAACAGTGTTTTGAGTGGTTATTGGGGTTATATTAGCTGAACTTTAATGAATCAAGCTTTGCAGAGAGAAAGATAGAGCATTATAAATAATCATCTTTCAAAGTGACAGGGAGGAATATTAAATTTTATGTGCAGCTCAAAGCAATACAAGTGTACACATAAAAGTTTGATCAGCTACAAGCCTTTCCCGAGACAACGTTCTGATGACTGTGCATAATTCACAGTCTTGTGAACATCTCTTGATAACAACTTTCAACTGTAGAAGTGGCCTGTGGAAAAGCAGGCTTTGTAGATTTTGCAGAGGAATCAGCAAAGCTGTTTTAGTTTGAACTCAaccattttatagcaaataCACAATATCTTGATAAGTGTAAACAGAGTCCTCATTTTTTTGGAGTGTTCAGTCCAATTTTAGTGTTTAGAAATCAGAAGATTGTAAATTGCTTCAAAATATCACAAATTACTCATGAGGTTACTTTTTCATTAAGTTCCTCGCTGTTTTGGAACTTAATGTTTTGGCTCTCACTTatgaaaactttataaaaatatcaatatattttagatGAAATCTGGAACAACATCCAGATTTCAACAATATGCTGGGCAGAAATGGTGTCCAAGTGGGAATTCCAAGACTGATAGCGCTGCTGACGAGACAAAAAGTGGAACTTTTTCAAAGCAGTCCATCTTGTTTCATCTGTCATAAAACTAATGCAAGattcagtaaaagaaaatcttcctGACAAGAACGCTTGATTTTTCCCAGCATCACCTTCAGGCTGTTCAGGCTCAAAAATCCTCTTAATGAGGCCTTATTAAAGCCTACAAAGATGATTGGACtaaatttttttctgctattaaaatttctttaatgaactgaaacatttttaaaaaattaggtCTTATCATAGGATTCATTTTCTGAAGTTGTCAGTGTGAGATCATGTTGTTACtataaaaattaatgaattttaagactttgtacTCATGTTTCCCATATTGCCAATAGTTATGGAGCTACTGCAGTATGCAGGCggctttcagttttttatgttcACTTCAGTACTACCTATTGTAAATACCACCTGCAAGAAACTTTGCTGCAGTGCACATTAGGGGTATTCCATTTTGCTTGGACTGCAGTGGTACAATATCGAAGCTAAGTTTGTAGTTTGTAGTGTTCTGAAGCGATTCGGACAGATTGGTTTGATTGGTGTATTTgcagaggaaataaagaaaaaagggaCTAAGAGGCACTGAGTGTTTCAGAGCTGCTATTTGTTTCTCCGCAATGATCAAGGATTTCTTGAAGTTGTTAAGTAGCAAAACAGCTACAGCTGTGATGTACACAGAGAGGAAAGTTTATTGTTTGCATGTATATTTGTCCGAGTATGACCTCTACACCTGGGTTACTGTTGTTGCCCAAGGCACTGGCCTTCTGCTTCAATTTTGCATGAGGCATATGAATTATACATAAAGTCAAGGAAAAGGATGAGCAGTTAAAATTTAGAGACGAGGCAGCGCACTGgaagattaaaaacatgtaaatgcattaaatatttttacttaaatttttgCTGAACTCCAGAGTATACATGAGTGCAGCTGCTGGCAGTATACAGCAGTGGGGAATACAGTGTTATTCTGCATGTTAGTGATACTGTTGTCTTGCTCAAACAGAAGGctgataaattattaattttttctggCTTAGCAGGTGATTTCAAACCGGGGTGTTGTGTTACGTGGAGCAGACCTGCAGAATGTTGCATTTATAACACAGACAGAGAGCTCAGTTCATGCTCAAGTGATTCTGCCATGggcattctttgtttttctcagaacgTCTGAACTCAGTGTTAGGAgaaatattttgtgcaaattaaaatttaagcaaaacaaGTGTGGAAAGTCTCAAAATTCTCAAAATAAGTGTGtacattattttttcctcactgcACTGATGAtgttctctgcagctgcagaattTATATCTTTAATGATGTCTTGTTGTTTGAAGATCAGCAACATAAACTGTTAATAATTCCAACAACTTTAACTTTGTCAACCTTTGTTAGGCTACAACAACGAACTTtgatggagggaggaggggtGTGTGAAGTTATGAACCACCACAGAAATGACTaagtggatgaaaaaaaaagtgttttttttattttaaaattaaaatttagaatttttattAATCCCCCTTATtctgacacccctaaataaacCCAAGTGCATCTGAATACCTTCAAAATTCCCCATGTAAATAAACAGGGTCTACTGATGTAAAAGTTATTCAAAGTATAAAATTAATGCAAGGGCTGTGAATACTTCTACAAGGCACAGTCCAATACTTTGCAAGGTTTGTGAGCATTCTTGTCTTCCTgttatgttgattttaaatgtgctttttttgtgtgaagaTGGAGAACCAGGATTCAGTGCGAACTCTGCTGAAACGGACCGAGGCTGAGCTGAACGTACGCGTAGCAGATGCCCTGCGGAAGCAAGAAGATCCTTTGCAGAGACAACGCCTCCTTGTGGAGGAGGAAAGACTCAAGTACCTCAATGAAGAAGAACTCATCATTCAGCAGCTCCAGTCAGTCACCTAAGATTACTAAAACcataaagtaaaacaacttACTGTCTAAATCCAAAAACTTTGTATCAATATTTTGTTCTGTAAtggaaagtttttattttgcatttttatgtggCAACAATGTGTGATTTTGTCCTCTATTCTGTTTGAAGTGTAGCAAAAGTTATACGTTAGACATGAATTGGTACGtcagaaatgagaaaagttcAGCTTTTGCAGCTTGATGAATTATAGAATGACTCGGTGATATCAAGAAATTTAACTGTAATTAAGCCCGACAATGGACAAGATGCTTATTAAGATCTGAAATACATAGCTGTCCAGTAACTAATTAGAATGACTGCAAAGATGAGAGTGAGAGCTACCTTGAGATTAAATCAACAGATATTGTAAGTTGCTTCGCTCTTATGTGTGGAATTGCTAAGCCCCTATATCACTGCACAATTCTGAATAATTGGTTGAACTCTTGGAGATCTTTGCTAatcagtatttgtttttcttccacaccAAATGTAGCCACCTGCTTTCATTCATTACCTACTCTGCTTTTAATAAAGGAATGCTGTTTGGCCTTGCAGTTAACATAACAGCgttataattttatatttgcatAAAGTCTGTGCTCTTGAAGATATGATAGGTACATAATTGGCCTATTTTTTTAGTCACAATTTATGCAAATAGCTTTTCAGATACCACTGTATACTCCTTCAGTTCAGCTGTCCATAACTAGTTGATAAACAGGCTGTTTATTGGCAGCAGATTAATCGACACATTTCTGATGTGATCAAGTTTTAATTCGAATAAAACTtgattataaaagaaaaatccctgATGCTCAACCTTCTGTTTGTTCTGTCTCAGTGACCTGGAGAAATCAGTGGAGGAGATCCAGAAGGAGTCGTCTGTCAACCACAAGCTGGTGTCAGtgcaggagctggaggagaaggcTACAGTTCTGAGAAAGCTGGGAGAAACACTCACAGAGTTGAAAAGTGAGTCACGCTGGCACATCCCTCACACTGTGCACTGcacaacacagaaaacagtCGTCTAGTAGTCAGTTTATTTTCCACTAATTACTCACTGAGGCGCTGATAATCTTTTAGTCACCCGCAGCCAGTCTGCAATGTTTAATCGCTCTCGCATTGCTCATTGTATGAATGAACTTGCTTGACCGTTCAGTAGCTCAAAAAGTGGGACATTTAATTAACTTGAAAAGCTTTCGGTATCCTTGAGAGGTGTTTTGTAAAAGCATGCCTGTTTTGTGTCGctcctctgcttttcttctACAGATCAATTCCCGAGCCTGCAGAGCAAGATGCGGGTGGTGCTGCGGGTGGAGGTGGAAGCTGTGAAATTCCTCAAAGAAGAGCCGCACAGACTAGATGCCCTGTTAAAACGCTGCAAGACTATAACTGACACCCTCGCCACAATGCGCAAGTATGAAACTGCTCTGAAGGTGGAGAACAGCACATTTGGCAGCTTTAGGCTCAGACTGAAGTGTCGAGCAAGCCGATACAGTGATGTGAAGAAGTGTTTCCCTCTTGCAGATTTCTGTGGTAGGATTGGTTAAGCCAGCTTAGTAAAGGTTTACCACTGTTTCAttctttctccatttgtggataatagCTCTCACTGTGGTTTGTTGGCATCCCAAAGGCTTAGAAATGGGTTTGTAACCCTTTTCAGACTGATAGATATTGatgactttgtttctcttctcttcttgGATTTCCTTAGATCAGAACGTAATGTGTTGCTTCTtgagttattttaactttcttctAGAAGTGATCTGACTATGGAAACCAAACCAAATAAATATGGTTAATCACAAGGATGAGTTAACTAGAGGGCAGTTATATTTACACATAGCGCAAGGTTGGATTGgacagtttatttttcctcattaaacaGTTTGGAGTAAGTTTTGACATCTCCCTTAAATTTGATatattctgtatttaaaaaatccactttgatttgaaatatttaagcatGTCAAATGGCAAAATCAGAAGACTCCAAACCTTTACGGGAAAGAAGCATTCAGTAATTCTTTTTTCATGGCACTAAATGCagatttgaatgtattttattaggtttCATtgataataatttgttttgaagaaataaCACTCCAAACTTTAAAGGGAAAGAAGCATCCAGTAATCATAAATTCCAGCTGAAAGTactttcaaagctgtttttattctcataaagAGTGAAGAGTGAAGGGGATTTCCTTATCAGGTTTAGTCCTGAAAAGCTTCTTAATAATCTTAATTATTCTCAGTAATAATCTTCTCACACTCAAGTTTAAAGGGAACATTTCACAGGCTTGATGaaggatttttttgtcttcttcctTGTCTTGCCAGGCAAGCAAATGAAGGGGTTTGGAAAAAGCAGGACAACTTTTCTAGCCCCTCATCAAAGCACAATGACGACTTGCAAAAATTTTCGAGTTTTGACATTCCTACCAGTCCACCACTAACTATCAATGACATCGGAGGAGGTAATAGCCTGTCTAACTGGAGCCCTCACTCGAGCCTCAGCCGTGGTCTCGGAAACCCGTCCGGTCCTCATAAGGACAATCATCCTCCTATTCCTCACAAAGGCAAagccctggaggagctggagcggCGGGCTGCCGCTGACAAAGCTTTGTCAATGGAAGTCCGACTGGTAGGGCAAtttctttaattacatttttctttatttctctaaaaCGCATTTCACCCCAAAAACAGTTGGTGGAAGTTGTTCCAGGAGTGTCTGCTTATCTGTGTGTCCTTTATATACCTGTGTTACTTGGTCTTtagagaattttaaaaaatgagcagCCATGGAGAGTTTGTTTATGGCTTAAGAATATGTGCGCTGACACTGCTATCCACATGGGATCTTGTCAGTACTCTGgcagtaaaaaaagtatttaccaaATAGCTGAAACAAATAATCCACACTTTccaatgaataaatgaataccTACACCAAATACCTGCACGAATTAAGGCTCCCAGAAGAATAAAACTCACACACACCTCAAAATTGCACATATATCAGGTTGacaagaaaaagaggaaaagcttAAGGCTTCAGTgctaatgtaaaatgtatttgtcatGCTGTTAAAGAGAAGCACTGGTGTCAGGGAGGATAAGGAGGAAAAAGCACAAGCCGTGGCCCATAGCCCTTGgtatgttatttttgttatgttaAGTGCAACTCAGCTTATTGTGACTTGGGGGGTTTCATCTCATGGTGATCGgtgaaaaaacataaaccttTTGGAATTTGAGTCTTTCTGATTGCCCCTGTCAAGATATGCACTGTGCcaatttaaaattattgcaCAACATGGCACACTGAGTGCTGCACAGAAAACATCCTCTTATGCTGCTGGTGGgttaataaaaatactgataGTTGTTTATGTGTGCAAAAATCCAGTCATCAATTGTAAGACTACTTTATTCGCTGTAATGCGAATAATTATTTCTCCACTTAATAATTTGAATGTTATAAATAATTCtctacatgatttttttaatcaaatgatttaaaaaaacaacattacttattttacatcttttgaGAGAGGCCTTTCTCATTTCCTATGAAAATATACTTATTggctaagcaaaaaaaaagcgTCAAATTATTAAAAGTTGCTGCATGCAGTGTGCAGCTGTGACACCCATGTCCATTGTGACTGGACAGCCAAGGCAGCTCCAGCTAAAAACCTATTTGGCCAGCACTAAAATTTCAGTATCTATAGATTTGCTTTCATGCTGAAATTCAATTTTCCCAATTTGCTGGAATCCAGTAACATTTGATTGGTCTTGGAGATTTTGATAGCCATCTGGCAGTCTTAATCTGATGTGAAACAGGCCTCAGACAACACTATTATGGTTGCCATCATTCACTTTGCAGGCGGCAGAGCGGGACTGGGAGGAGAAGCGGGCCAGTCTTACACAGTACAGTGCTCAGGACATCAACCGCCTACTGGAGGAGACCCAGGCTGAGCTGATGAAGGCTATTCCAGACCTGGACTTTGCTGCCAAGCAGATCAAGCCCTCTTCCAACACACCATCAACCCAGAACCCTCAGAGTGCGGCGTCAACAACAGAGCACCGCAGTAGCAAGCCACAAAACAAGCTTTCAGCAAAAGAGGGGGGTTCCAGGCGTGGCTCTGGTAAGGCTATGACTTTCAAAAGTATGaatcacaatatttactgcaaccagttttgttaatttataagcttcactgtcatgttttttttttttttcacttttccagATGAGCTGACAGTACCACGATATCGCACAGAAAAACCGTCCAagtctccccctcctcctccgcctAGACGTAGTTTCCCCTCATCTCCAGGAGTGACATCTCGCAGTGGAGAGCCATTAATTCCTGGAAAAAGCATAAAGGTACAAGAGAAAGAAACCATCAAATCAATACAGTCttatgaaaattaatttgttcatttgctgaatattttttgttcattaggACTTTGCACTTTGCtgcttttcatcatgttttaatcatttttgttttattagaaatcAGAATCTGAAGAGAATGACATTCAAAAGCCTCATATAAAACTGAGGAGGACCATGTCCGAAAACCCTCGCCCTGCATCGACACCCCCAACGCTCGCCTCTGGAGAGAAGGAACaaggagaggaggaaaagatCGCTGCCGAGCTTGAGGTAAATGAAATGTGGATTGTTCATCAATTTGATTATACTTTAATCGCAATAATGTTGCTCAATCAATGGCCAAACTTCACTTTATAGCTATGAACCTGACATCCACAAAGTGCCAAGGGGCTGCAAGAGTACATACACACTCTAAGGGCATTTGCAGATACGCTCATCATCATTACCACATGTTCAAGCAGCAGGTGCCATATGTCCCTCCTGCCCCTGGCACCGAGAAAGCCCAAAGATCGCATAATGCTCAGTCGCACACATCATCACCCAGGACTCACAGATAGACAGATGGACCCTGAGAGCtgtgtgttctgtgtttaaGATGGGCTGCCTGGAAACTTGATGCAACAAAGACTTAATAACACTTGATTTGGATTTGTCagtggttgttgttttgttacCGTGACGTTCTTTTAACCTCCGTTTTGCCTCCCTAGCTGTTCGAGAGAGCCCCAGTAAGGCTCTCTCGCCCTACTTCACTTTTCGTCCCCGTTAGTCCACACATCAGGAAAAACACTTCCCCCTCCAGGCTAGCCGTGTCGCCTCTTGAGGCCTCTGAGGTAACACGCTGGCTGGCCATGAACAGTCTGGATTGTTCCCCCATGTCTCTTTTACTTCTTAACTACCTTCACTGTAACTACTGCTCAGTTTTTGACCACATGCTCTTTTAGCCTTCTTGGCTTAAGCCTCATGGTCACACAACTGCTGCTGATTTACTTTCGACATTCATGCGCAAACAAGAAatcctgaaaacattttgcacaagCTTTACACTCATTAGAGGGTTAAACTGATAATTATTATGTGTGACTGTGCACTAATTGTATCTACCAGACTGTCATAATTTATCGCAAGATATCGCGAATAAATGTGTGTCAAAACATTATTATTCCTAACTCAAGTCTAAAGTGGATGAATTGTGATGAAAACAAGAGGATAATTGCTACCTTAAACTTGCAAAAGCTTTTGTTCAGATCCGATTAAATACCTGGAAAACTTTTAAGCAATGATCcaaattttggtaaatttttaaattcagtgtttttcagaTCCACTGTGTTCTCTAAAACGCTGAATTTCCTGATTGAAGGACAAATAAAGAATTAATATTATGATTAATTCTGCTTTGAGATTTATAACTCATCATAATTGGCTCTATATAGCTCTTTGTGTGTTCAGGTTGTGAAATTTTATGTCAATAAAGTGGGTCGTACCATGTACTGACAAAAATGGTTTTCAATAAGATTGGCACTAGCAAACTTATTGAAACAGTCACTTCATATTGGAAAAATCCAATTAAAGGTTgaaattttctaaaagtttcagTGTGACAGCATaccaaatacaataaaaaacacaattattttatAACTGTTTCAGACATTTCTACTTTTGGTGTTGATACGTTTGGAAAGAATGTGCAGAAAATCCATGGCATTTAGACACCCAGTTGAGGAAGCAgagaacaaaaagtaaaacctgAATTATATTCAAAGGAATGGAGGCATAATTTTCCTTATGGGATCATCAACCTGCTACATTTAGTATTATTGGATTGAGAGCAAATGAACCTATCCTGTTTCCTACCTTTTTCCCTTGCATGTGATTTTTGTAATTAGGTCCCAAACCTATTTGTGCATGTATGCTAATTATAAATGCATACATATGCATAGGTTGTCATATCTTTCaagtttgtaaagtttttcttacattttttgtagaGGTTTAACTATTTCATGTGTTTCTATTTATATATTAAGTGCTTTCTTTATTTATAGGAAAGGAACTTATCTCCAGTCCCCCACATCGTGTTGACAGAATGTTTGCCAGACTCACTCACTGCTGCAGAAAATCCTGTCAGAGATTTAGCAAATTACTCTGTACAAGATAATCCAGCACCCAATTTGTGCAATCAACTTATGGTCCACAAGAATGTGCTTTCAAGGGAAATACCTTCAGAAGAAAGCGAACGTGTTCTCAAACAAGACCAAGAAATCTCCCTGCTTCTGACAGACATGGAGATGAGATGGGTGTCTCCTCACGAAGTTCAGGAACTGAAGAGTATAGACCTTAAAACTCTAACTGTTTCAGCGCAgaataaagacatttctgaagCACAGCTGAATGAACGGCCTGTTCTTATAGTTTTCAGGGAGGAAAAATCACTGAAAGATACATACAGACTGCTGTATTCCCTGCTAAAGTCATCCAATCCAGTTCCTAAACCGAGATTAAGATCCTCCCACCAACTCACCCAGCAACAATCCCTAATGGAGGCTCTAAGAAGAGGGATTGAAACAGGGGACGACGTGCTAAAGTTTCAGCATGCTGATGACGTCAGAATACAGCAAAGTAATTGTGATTCTAAAGGTGGCTCATCAAGTCAGAGGAGGTTGACACAGGAGGTCCGATTCAGCACCTACCAGAGGCTGGACAGTTTGGAGGAGACGATTCGAGAGCTTGAGAACACCTTAATAGAGATCAGTAGCCATCCCACGAGAGAGACGCTCTACACTGAGTCAGCCACCAGAAGTATTCCAGCACAGCATACTGGGAGTCTGATGCCAGAGACCAGGAGGCCACCAGTTCCACCCAAACCAGCATCAATTCAGGTCCAttatttgttgctgctgctgctgtgtacATCTGTCGCTCTGAAGTAGCATGctctgttttccttcttctcaGCAGATGACTACTGGAACTTCTCTTTCAAGCCTCTGATGTCTGCTCCCTGACTCATTCagcatgtaattttatttaagatcAAAAATATGTACAGAGGACAGACAACAGACTCCCTGTCTTCTTCTCTGTTCTGTTCTTCAAACTGGAGCTGCTCTCCTGCTGAGCCATGCAACAGTAATTATTTCCCTTCCAATCTTCTCCGACACTTGCTCGTTTCTCCTCTCCTGTTAAATATATGCATAGGTAACGCctgaactttattatttttattttttgcttatgaGCCTTGCCTTGAAATCAACTTCCTTTTCCTCCTGCAAAGCAGTTAACAATACcatcatttgaattttttacCAACCTTCAGggcatattttacattttcctaaATTGTGCATTAAAGGGCATTGCCACTGCATGTgcaatgagatttttttttgtactgttctCACAAGGCAATGAAATACATTTGGGTTGCCTCTTTTACATAAGATTATTGAAGATTGAAGATTATTGAAGATAAAATTGTTTTGAGGGGTTATTATGCAGAGAAACCAAAGTCTGTTTCCTATTCCGTAGCCTAATATTGCTTATGACCATGCAATGAACTTCTTGTCCTCGGCTATAATGAGCAGCCACTTTTCATCTCACCTTCAGCTGACCGCAAAGCGACAAAAGCTTAGCAATTAGCAAAAGGCTTAAAGCATCCCTAGTACAGCTGTCTTCGTGCCGAGATGACTTGACAGTTTGCGTAGTATTGACTCTTGCCTGGAAAGCATCCTCCCACTGAAATACTTGACAGTCGCTGTCATAGCGAGTTTCAGCCCTCTGATGTGGAGCCATGGAGCGTTCCTACGGGAATGGCTGAGGATTACAGAGTCTTCACACATTATTTCATCACTCCAGCTTCAATCACGTTGATCATTCCAACAGAACCCTTTACCCTGTTCTGGTCCAACATGTACTGCAAACTAAATTCAGACAAGAAGTCTCCCTTCTTACTCAATTGTGGTTCACATTTccgaaaagaaaaacaagttgaaCTTAACCTAACGGACAGCCAATTTACTGAGTATTAACAATTTGGCCTAGTCCATACGTAGCTGGATATGAATACATCTTTATTTGCTTTGCCTTTCATCCACtcaaaaattcaattttatGTCACTGAAAACgattatttataaaatctcTGACCAAAGTGGAGATCTGAGAAAATTCTGTATTTGCGTGTGTTGAGAAATGGAGTTTTAGGGTCCCGTGCATCAGTCAGCAACCAATAATGAACCAATATATCCACACACTGTCTTTGACATGATCCCCAATTGACATTGTCTCATATTTTACTAATTTTGTATtataatatgttttttacaacAGGTGTAACCTAAATATCTGTCCACATAAATGGGCCTCCTGGCGCCATGTTTAATTCGTAACAGGAAATCAGGGTTTTGAaggattctgattggttgacacAGGCTTTAACTTTGTGCTACAATGCCCTTGCTGCATTTGGCATGTTTGAAATAACACACAGTGAgttcatgtggatgaaaacttttctgaaaatgattgaggacgcattttatttttattgtttttaaatgatcataTTAGTTTTTATAAGTGTACGGACAAGGCCTAAGATTTGTAAGGTAAGAAAACAGAGAATTGACAaagtaaagtggaaggaaaattatacatgattgtcaacatttttacaaataattatcTGAAAGGTCTatcatgcatttgtattcagctcacCATTAAAGCTGATGATCTTCAATAAAATCCACTAATCAATTACGATTTGAGTTGTGAAGGACACACAGGTCTATTAGGAAACATTAGTGAAAAGACACCGTCATGAATGCCAAAGAAGTCAGCAAACTGGTCAGCGATAAAATTGTGGAGAACTTTGGACGATAGCAGGGGAGGAGGGTTATTTACTAAAATTAAAGTGGGAGAGCGTGTAGACAGTAATCTATTGGTTGTGCAGAAATATGAGGTCAGCGGAAGAGTGACAATGCCACAATATAACGAAAGCCATATAGACAGATCAAAGTTTCCCATGCTTCTTAAGGAACACATCAAATATGTGGAAGAATATGTGACTAAACTAAACATAGTCGCCTAAATGCAAAATagtgtgaaggaaaacaaacactgtaCATCACTTTGGACATACTGGAGTAAAACACATTGATGACAGCAACATAATGTGGAGCTGCTTCAACTACAAAAGTCATggtggtcagagttgatgggaagatagATGGAGCTGTACTTTGGACGTCCACGGTGTACAA
It encodes the following:
- the srcin1a gene encoding SRC kinase signaling inhibitor 1 isoform X7, whose translation is MKDGERMKGGSKEQKIKKWFTRKWTANAGACYPKQDPERGGSHMISTDDLEYPREYRTLGNSGRRFSNVGLVHTSEHRHTVSAAQSLEALTNLHKADMERKRDAFMDHLKSKYQQQQQQQQQQQQQLQHSHHSPHHNPPSPSPSHASMRGSSDRSAREQSRSPRHSQSTQSGLADQAAKLSFASAESLETMSEADMPLGFNRMNRFRQSLPLSRSASQNKLRSPDEFSGVLFLQYGDETRRVHITHELSSMDTLHALIVHMFPQKLTVGMLKSPNTAILIKDEARNVFYELEDVRDIQDRSIIKIYRKEPIYASYPAAAHLANGDLRREMVYSSRESSPTRRLNTLPSSSTSAPSGSPSRSRLSYSGGRTPSFSGNHPQHEQPRHPHHPPGGHGANMGLSPSPSAILERRDVKPDEEVSAKKLALMKNEALYADPYSLMNEGRLSIASTQSLAAIGDPFSYPVTTGLYRRGSVRSLSTYSAAALQGDLEDSFYKPGGSLYSDTYSSATLGMGFRMPPSSPQKIPDMQLRDRDSYSTSPRPSPVRQTFRKDSASSSVFVESPKSRPSSSSEPGFGPSLSGQDADTSRDHRLERMEAMEKQIASLTGLVQSVLTRAPDSDSTCGLLRLCMMAGCPPDQGTEFSRPLPFSSSEKTETNSDGSATGTGRQKKKAANTPSAPLALMPPPPSNTTPVNGVGRLQMKLHLHGLQQNATDLRKQLGQLRKIQMENQDSVRTLLKRTEAELNVRVADALRKQEDPLQRQRLLVEEERLKYLNEEELIIQQLHDLEKSVEEIQKESSVNHKLVSVQELEEKATVLRKLGETLTELKNQFPSLQSKMRVVLRVEVEAVKFLKEEPHRLDALLKRCKTITDTLATMRKQANEGVWKKQDNFSSPSSKHNDDLQKFSSFDIPTSPPLTINDIGGGNSLSNWSPHSSLSRGLGNPSGPHKDNHPPIPHKGKALEELERRAAADKALSMEVRLAAERDWEEKRASLTQYSAQDINRLLEETQAELMKAIPDLDFAAKQIKPSSNTPSTQNPQSAASTTEHRSSKPQNKLSAKEGGSRRGSDELTVPRYRTEKPSKSPPPPPPRRSFPSSPGVTSRSGEPLIPGKSIKKSESEENDIQKPHIKLRRTMSENPRPASTPPTLASGEKEQGEEEKIAAELEERNLSPVPHIVLTECLPDSLTAAENPVRDLANYSVQDNPAPNLCNQLMVHKNVLSREIPSEESERVLKQDQEISLLLTDMEMRWVSPHEVQELKSIDLKTLTVSAQNKDISEAQLNERPVLIVFREEKSLKDTYRLLYSLLKSSNPVPKPRLRSSHQLTQQQSLMEALRRGIETGDDVLKFQHADDVRIQQSNCDSKGGSSSQRRLTQEVRFSTYQRLDSLEETIRELENTLIEISSHPTRETLYTESATRSIPAQHTGSLMPETRRPPVPPKPASIQGGNNPNIGKIHSSAASKLKHLQQNSTEKTKSGKKEDLQKMQSLQQQ